A portion of the Halobacillus ihumii genome contains these proteins:
- the folP gene encoding dihydropteroate synthase, translating to MLNTKVKKLDLSTQTQVMGILNITPDSFSDGGKFNEIDRAVTHALEMEQQGAQIIDVGGESTRPGHAPVTEAEEITRVVPVITALREKLSIPISIDTYKAEVAKHAVEAGASIINDVWGAKHEPAIAQVAADYEVPIILMHNRKDKNYDSLIEDMKTDLKESIDIAKRAGVKEENIILDPGVGFPKSPDDNLVVMRHLDEFVALGYPVLLGTSRKSFIGLTLDLPENKRMEGTGATVCFGVSQGVHIVRVHDVEPIIRMTRMMDAMMGKEQYNG from the coding sequence ATGCTCAATACTAAAGTCAAAAAATTAGACCTTTCCACACAAACCCAAGTGATGGGCATCCTTAATATTACGCCAGACTCCTTTTCTGACGGTGGAAAATTTAATGAAATAGACAGGGCGGTAACACATGCCTTGGAAATGGAACAGCAAGGTGCCCAGATCATTGACGTCGGGGGTGAATCGACCAGACCCGGACATGCGCCTGTTACAGAAGCAGAAGAGATCACACGAGTTGTGCCTGTAATAACAGCGTTACGCGAAAAGCTCTCTATACCGATTTCCATTGATACGTATAAGGCTGAGGTGGCAAAACACGCGGTAGAAGCAGGGGCTTCCATAATAAATGACGTCTGGGGAGCTAAGCATGAACCTGCGATTGCACAAGTGGCGGCGGATTATGAGGTGCCGATTATCCTGATGCATAATCGCAAGGATAAAAACTATGATTCGCTGATCGAGGATATGAAGACGGATCTGAAGGAAAGTATTGATATTGCGAAACGGGCAGGTGTCAAAGAAGAAAATATTATTTTAGATCCGGGGGTTGGTTTTCCTAAAAGTCCTGATGATAACTTGGTGGTGATGAGACACTTAGATGAGTTTGTTGCCTTAGGTTACCCAGTCTTATTAGGAACCTCCCGAAAATCGTTCATCGGGTTAACCCTTGACCTCCCTGAAAATAAGCGGATGGAAGGTACAGGAGCAACGGTTTGCTTCGGCGTGTCGCAAGGAGTTCACATTGTACGTGTGCATGATGTGGAACCTATCATAAGAATGACGAGAATGATGGACGCTATGATGGGAAAGGAGCAGTATAATGGATAA
- the folB gene encoding dihydroneopterin aldolase has product MDKIYLNGMEFWGYHGLFPEENKLGQRFYVDLEMELDLKPAAAQDDMNQSINYGQIYEVTKSAVEGEAAKLVETVAERLAQKLLQSFSLLEACRVKVTKPDPPIPGHYKSVAIDIYRSRRDD; this is encoded by the coding sequence ATGGATAAAATCTACTTAAACGGAATGGAATTCTGGGGCTACCACGGCCTCTTCCCTGAAGAAAATAAACTCGGACAACGTTTCTATGTTGATCTTGAAATGGAGTTGGATTTAAAGCCAGCTGCTGCGCAAGATGATATGAACCAGTCTATAAATTATGGCCAAATTTATGAAGTTACGAAATCGGCGGTAGAAGGAGAAGCGGCGAAACTTGTAGAAACAGTGGCAGAACGACTTGCTCAAAAATTATTACAATCCTTTTCGTTGCTTGAGGCATGCCGGGTCAAAGTAACTAAGCCTGACCCGCCTATTCCCGGACATTATAAATCTGTCGCTATCGATATCTATAGGAGCCGACGAGATGACTAA
- the folK gene encoding 2-amino-4-hydroxy-6-hydroxymethyldihydropteridine diphosphokinase — MTKAYIALGSNISPRKQYLTEAIDMLDKHEEIILAKQSKIYQTAPVGYTEQNDFLNMVIEVDTVLQPLQLLDYCQTIEQNLGRRRIIKWGPRTIDLDILLYNDENMKAERLTIPHPYMHERAFVIVPLAEVNPEANLPTLMKTAKEVLQQLPDEDVKTIQPL, encoded by the coding sequence ATGACTAAAGCCTATATTGCACTTGGGTCTAATATTTCTCCGCGTAAGCAATATCTAACAGAGGCTATTGATATGCTTGATAAGCATGAAGAGATCATATTAGCTAAACAGTCAAAAATTTATCAAACGGCCCCCGTTGGATATACCGAACAGAATGATTTTTTGAATATGGTCATAGAGGTAGATACGGTCTTACAGCCGTTGCAACTGCTTGATTATTGTCAGACGATTGAACAGAATTTAGGCAGAAGACGAATCATAAAGTGGGGTCCGCGCACCATAGATCTTGACATTTTATTGTATAATGATGAAAATATGAAAGCAGAGCGACTTACGATTCCGCATCCTTATATGCACGAACGAGCATTTGTGATTGTGCCGTTGGCAGAAGTGAATCCGGAGGCCAACCTGCCTACATTAATGAAAACAGCAAAAGAGGTACTTCAACAGCTTCCTGACGAAGACGTGAAGACTATTCAGCCGTTGTAA
- the lysS gene encoding lysine--tRNA ligase codes for MSEELNDQMRVRREKLSTYKEQGLDPFGTKFERTALAENLKADYDKFSKEELEDKQAPATIAGRIMTKRGKGKVGFTHIQDLSGQIQLYVRKDSIGDEAYDVFKTADIGDIVGVSGVMFKTNVGELSVKADEFQILTKSLRPLPEKFHGLKDVEQRYRQRYLDLITNPDSRDTFVTRSKIIQSMRRYLDALGFLEVETPMMHGIPGGASARPFETHHNALDMPLYMRIAIELHLKRLIVGGMEKVYEIGRVFRNEGVSTRHNPEFTMIELYEAYADYHDIMSLTENLVAHIAEEVLGSKSVTYEDVEINLEPEWTRLHMVDAVKEYTDVDFWQQMSDEEAKALAKEHGVEIQDTMTFGHIVNEFFEQKVEEKLIQPTFIFGHPIEISPLAKKNPEDERFTDRFELFIVGREHANAFSELNDPIDQRQRFEAQLKEREEGNDEAHMMDEDFLESLEYGMPPTGGLGIGIDRLVMLLTNSPSIRDVLLFPQMRNRES; via the coding sequence ATGTCAGAAGAACTCAATGACCAAATGCGGGTGCGCAGAGAAAAATTGAGTACGTATAAAGAGCAAGGACTGGATCCGTTTGGAACTAAATTTGAAAGAACAGCCCTCGCCGAAAATTTAAAAGCAGATTACGATAAATTTTCTAAAGAGGAACTTGAAGATAAACAAGCCCCTGCTACTATCGCTGGACGAATTATGACGAAGCGCGGAAAGGGAAAAGTCGGCTTTACTCATATTCAAGACCTTAGCGGGCAGATCCAGCTTTATGTCCGTAAAGATAGTATAGGGGACGAAGCATATGATGTGTTTAAAACAGCAGATATTGGTGATATTGTCGGTGTCTCTGGTGTCATGTTCAAGACAAACGTAGGAGAACTCTCTGTTAAGGCTGACGAGTTTCAGATTTTAACAAAATCACTGCGGCCTTTACCTGAGAAATTCCATGGTTTAAAAGATGTAGAACAGCGCTATCGCCAGCGTTATTTAGATCTTATTACGAACCCGGACAGCCGGGATACGTTTGTGACACGAAGTAAGATCATTCAGTCTATGCGTAGATATTTAGATGCCTTAGGCTTCCTAGAGGTAGAGACCCCAATGATGCATGGTATTCCTGGAGGAGCATCAGCACGTCCGTTCGAAACTCACCATAACGCACTTGACATGCCTCTCTATATGAGAATTGCTATCGAACTTCACCTGAAAAGATTAATCGTAGGCGGTATGGAGAAGGTTTATGAGATTGGAAGGGTGTTCCGGAATGAAGGAGTCTCTACTCGTCATAACCCTGAATTCACCATGATTGAATTGTACGAGGCCTATGCAGACTACCACGATATCATGAGTTTAACTGAAAATTTAGTTGCTCATATCGCAGAGGAAGTATTGGGATCAAAATCGGTCACATATGAGGATGTGGAAATCAATTTAGAACCCGAATGGACTCGGCTTCATATGGTGGATGCTGTGAAAGAATACACAGATGTGGATTTCTGGCAGCAGATGAGTGATGAAGAAGCCAAAGCCTTGGCCAAGGAGCATGGTGTGGAAATTCAGGATACGATGACGTTTGGCCATATCGTAAATGAATTTTTTGAACAAAAGGTTGAGGAGAAACTTATTCAGCCTACCTTCATTTTCGGGCATCCTATTGAGATTTCTCCACTTGCTAAAAAGAATCCCGAGGACGAGCGTTTCACGGACCGTTTTGAATTATTCATAGTAGGGCGCGAACACGCGAATGCATTCTCTGAGTTGAATGACCCGATTGATCAACGTCAACGCTTTGAAGCTCAACTCAAAGAAAGGGAAGAAGGAAATGACGAAGCGCATATGATGGATGAAGACTTCCTGGAATCGTTAGAATATGGTATGCCTCCTACAGGTGGTCTAGGAATCGGAATTGACCGTCTTGTTATGTTATTAACGAACTCTCCGTCAATCCGGGATGTATTACTGTTCCCTCAAATGAGAAATCGCGAATCTTAA